In the Gossypium raimondii isolate GPD5lz chromosome 9, ASM2569854v1, whole genome shotgun sequence genome, one interval contains:
- the LOC105798684 gene encoding cytochrome P450 CYP736A12, which yields MALSAATLLTALAVLCSFFYILFYISSSKNGKGKGKGKAIPGPRPLPIIGNLHMLGMLPHQSLYHLAKKYGPMMSIRLGVVPTVVVSSPQAAEIFLKTHDAVFASRPRLQVLELIYNGKRGIAFTELGSYWRSVRKICNMTIFTASKIESFASTRKEVLAHFIESLKEAASAKEVVNISKKIGALNEEMTLRMVLGNVKKYQGFNLKELIDELTHIAGAFNLADVVPFLGAFDLQGLKARTTKLGEKLDKALETIIDDHEQHKQDDFVGTLLKELNQPMNNDGDIMDRNSIKAITIDMMVGALDTSAATLEWALSELLRHPRVLLKLQQELESIVGNKRMVEENDLPKLEYLDMVVKEIFRLHPVAPLLVPRESVEDIIIDGCYIPKQSRVLVNIWAMGRDPNTWSNNAEEFFPERFIDSNIDLHGHDFELIPFGAGRRLCPGKKLGLITVKLILAQLLHCFNWELPSGMSPNELDMTENFGVSLPRKINLCVKPTYRM from the exons ATGGCTCTTTCAGCTGCCACTCTTCTCACTGCCCTTGCAGTACTCTGCTCTTTCTTTTACATTCTATTTTACATCTCATCAAGcaaaaatggaaaaggaaaaggaaaagggaaagcCATTCCGGGTCCGCGACCCTTGCCAATTATTGGAAACCTCCACATGTTAGGCATGCTTCCACACCAATCCCTTTATCACTTGGCCAAAAAATATGGTCCTATGATGTCCATAAGGCTAGGCGTTGTGCCAACTGTTGTCGTTTCATCCCCTCAAGCCGCTGAGATATTTCTCAAGACACATGATGCTGTTTTCGCAAGCAGGCCAAGACTTCAAGTCCTAGAATTAATTTACAATGGCAAAAGGGGCATAGCATTCACAGAACTTGGATCATATTGGCGTAGTGTGAGGAAGATTTGTAATATGACAATTTTTACTGCATCGAAAATTGAATCGTTTGCATCAACGAGGAAGGAGGTGCTAGCGCATTTCATTGAATCTTTGAAAGAAGCTGCATCAGCAAAGGAAGTGGTCAACATTAGTAAGAAGATTGGGGCGCTTAATGAAGAGATGACTTTGAGAATGGTTTTGGGGAATGTGAAGAAGTATCAGGGATTTAACCTCAAGGAGCTTATTGATGAGCTTACTCACATAGCAGGAGCTTTCAATCTTGCAGATGTTGTTCCTTTTCTGGGTGCTTTCGACCTACAG GGACTCAAAGCACGTACAACGAAACTCGGTGAAAAACTTGACAAAGCCCTCGAGACGATCATTGACGACCATGAACAACATAAGCAAGATGATTTCGTCGGTACACTGCTTAAAGAGTTAAATCAACCAATGAACAATGATGGTGATATAATGGATCGAAATAGCATCAAAGCCATAACAATAGATATGATGGTGGGTGCCTTGGACACTTCAGCTGCCACATTGGAGTGGGCATTATCAGAGCTCCTAAGGCATCCAAGGGTACTGTTAAAACTCCAACAAGAGTTAGAAAGCATTGTCGGGAACAAGAGAATGGTAGAGGAAAATGATTTACCAAAATTGGAGTACCTAGACATGGTTGTGAAAGAAATTTTTAGGCTTCATCCTGTTGCACCTTTGCTAGTTCCTCGTGAGTCAGTGGAAGACATAATTATTGATGGTTGttacataccaaaacaatcaAGGGTCTTAGTGAACATTTGGGCAATGGGGAGAGACCCTAATACTTGGTCCAATAACGCTGAAGAGTTTTTTCCAGAAAGGTTCATTGATAGCAATATAGACCTTCATGGACATGATTTTGAACTCATCCCATTTGGTGCAGGCCGTAGATTATGCCCAGGGAAGAAATTAGGGTTAATCACAGTTAAACTTATTCTAGCTCAATTACTGCATTGTTTCAATTGGGAGCTACCTAGTGGAATGTCGCCGAATGAACTGGACATGACTGAGAACTTTGGTGTCTCGTTGCCAAGAAAGATTAATCTATGTGTCAAGCCCACTTATCGCATGTAA